The Methanoculleus thermophilus genome includes a window with the following:
- a CDS encoding isocitrate/isopropylmalate dehydrogenase family protein: MVKVAVVEGDGIGHEVIPVARDLLEAVRPDLEFFDVEVGYGRWERTGSACDEETIADLRSADAILFGAITTPPDPEYRSVLVQIRKALDLYANVRPIRGEGVDVVIVRENTEGLYSGIEWTEPVRACTLRVVSRQGSERIARYACTLAKSRRHLTVGNKANVLKSDCLFVDICTAEAVRAGVPCRTSYIDALCLDLLMHPDRYDVIVTTNMFGDILSDAAAYLVGGLGMLPSANIGDRHALFEPVHGSAPDIAGRNIANPVAAIRSAAMLLAHLGDPASAAAMEAAVGRVLSAGIRTPDLGGDAGTREFGAAVLREVGRGKA, encoded by the coding sequence ATGGTGAAGGTCGCGGTCGTTGAGGGCGACGGCATCGGGCACGAGGTCATCCCGGTCGCCCGGGACCTCCTTGAGGCGGTGCGTCCGGACCTCGAGTTCTTCGATGTCGAGGTGGGCTACGGCCGGTGGGAGCGGACCGGGAGCGCCTGCGATGAGGAGACGATCGCCGATCTCCGGTCGGCGGACGCCATCCTCTTTGGTGCCATAACGACGCCGCCGGACCCGGAGTACCGGAGCGTCCTTGTCCAGATCCGCAAGGCTCTCGACCTCTACGCGAACGTCCGTCCCATCCGGGGCGAGGGGGTCGATGTCGTCATCGTGCGGGAGAACACCGAGGGGCTCTACTCCGGCATCGAGTGGACGGAGCCTGTTCGGGCCTGCACTCTCCGGGTCGTCTCACGGCAGGGGAGCGAGCGGATCGCCCGCTATGCCTGCACCCTTGCAAAGTCCCGCCGCCACCTCACTGTCGGGAACAAGGCAAACGTCTTGAAGTCCGACTGCCTCTTCGTCGATATCTGCACTGCGGAGGCCGTCCGGGCGGGGGTTCCCTGCAGGACGAGTTACATCGATGCGCTCTGCCTCGATCTTTTGATGCACCCGGACCGCTACGATGTGATCGTGACGACCAATATGTTTGGGGATATCCTCTCCGATGCCGCCGCCTACCTGGTGGGAGGACTCGGGATGCTGCCGAGTGCGAATATCGGAGACCGGCACGCTCTCTTTGAGCCGGTCCACGGGAGCGCTCCGGATATTGCGGGGAGAAACATTGCAAACCCCGTTGCTGCCATCAGGAGCGCCGCGATGCTCCTCGCCCACCTCGGGGACCCCGCGTCAGCAGCGGCCATGGAAGCGGCCGTCGGACGGGTGCTTTCTGCAGGCATCCGGACGCCCGATCTCGGAGGCGACGCCGGCACCCGGGAGTTCGGGGCGGCGGTGCTCCGCGAGGTCGGGCGGGGGAAGGCCTAA
- a CDS encoding thiamine pyrophosphate-dependent enzyme: MKGSEALALALLRSADRCYTVSGYPISDLAASAGAAITVNEKTALEYALGDSLSGRRAAVIVKHVGLNACADPLVHATVQGLRAGVVVVVGDDVRAAASDIVQDSRYYGEVAQVPVLEPDGETLGPAVEAAFEASETFSRVAILRVTPDLLDADLPDIPVPRSDRKGCLADPDLTMAGRAEAADRRTAAMFAWSRSSPLNRLSGGKDRIVTVYPPPIGPDAPVEVHEVGRPFLREHRLLAPPDIAGEPERHALRGYSRTFCRDCPFHPVFGILRERKMWAVCDAGCAILAMNPPYRVGIATYGLGSSVAVAATGPGVALTGDYALLHSGINALIDVYERKLPLLCIVLANNRMGMTGGHPVPEILRYIAWADPVVCAADDTATLRRLLIPPKGGPRTVVVEGACPNGGRHETVAYRDL; this comes from the coding sequence ATGAAGGGATCAGAGGCGCTTGCTCTCGCTCTCCTCCGGTCGGCCGATCGATGTTATACTGTTTCCGGCTACCCGATATCGGACCTCGCCGCCTCGGCGGGTGCTGCGATCACCGTAAACGAAAAGACTGCGCTCGAGTATGCCCTCGGCGACTCTCTCTCCGGGCGGAGGGCCGCTGTGATCGTCAAGCACGTCGGCCTCAACGCCTGTGCCGACCCGCTCGTGCACGCCACCGTCCAGGGCCTCCGGGCGGGTGTTGTGGTGGTCGTCGGCGACGACGTGCGTGCGGCGGCTTCAGACATCGTCCAGGACTCCCGCTACTACGGCGAGGTGGCGCAGGTCCCGGTGCTGGAACCGGACGGTGAGACGCTCGGTCCGGCGGTCGAGGCGGCGTTCGAGGCCTCCGAGACCTTCTCAAGGGTCGCGATCCTTCGGGTCACGCCCGACCTCCTTGACGCCGATCTGCCGGACATCCCCGTTCCCCGGAGCGACCGAAAGGGTTGCCTTGCAGACCCGGACCTCACGATGGCCGGCCGGGCAGAGGCCGCGGACCGGCGGACCGCAGCGATGTTTGCCTGGTCGCGATCATCGCCGCTAAACCGGCTCTCCGGCGGCAAAGACCGCATTGTCACCGTCTACCCGCCCCCCATAGGCCCGGACGCACCCGTTGAGGTTCACGAGGTCGGCCGTCCCTTCCTCCGGGAGCACCGCTTGCTCGCTCCTCCCGACATTGCCGGAGAGCCGGAGCGGCACGCTTTGCGAGGTTACTCGCGGACATTCTGCCGGGACTGCCCGTTCCATCCGGTCTTTGGCATACTCCGCGAGCGAAAGATGTGGGCGGTCTGCGACGCCGGATGCGCCATCCTCGCGATGAACCCACCCTACCGTGTCGGTATCGCAACCTATGGGCTCGGCTCGTCGGTCGCTGTAGCGGCGACCGGACCGGGCGTTGCGCTCACCGGCGACTACGCGCTCCTGCACTCCGGGATCAATGCTCTCATCGATGTCTACGAGCGCAAACTTCCCCTCCTCTGTATAGTCCTCGCGAACAACCGGATGGGGATGACCGGAGGTCACCCCGTCCCCGAGATCCTTCGCTACATCGCCTGGGCCGATCCGGTGGTCTGTGCCGCGGATGACACGGCAACGCTTCGCCGGCTCCTTATTCCCCCAAAGGGAGGGCCCAGGACGGTGGTGGTCGAAGGCGCCTGCCCCAATGGTGGACGACATGAAACCGTGGCATATCGAGATCTGTGA
- the endA gene encoding tRNA-intron lyase: MLATFDGTWVRLKSEGRVLYEQGGYGRLEGTGLRLSPEEALYLMGRGKITVMDFDFDTLLGLFAGQPNFIRRYLVYHDIRERGYVIQPGPHDFRVFRRGHKPGAGKSRYLIRVLSERDLIDFDQLSQDVLAAVNMRKQYLLAVVDDEDELTYYEVRVQDLPGVGEPAGCTTPVMASLFGTYALAHLPPGTSIEDDWYGKRLDPERLLLRPVESIYLMRRQCLTLAHNNEEMTAEQLLDLVAEADVEIREKERVFSDLREKGYIPRTGYKFGHHFRVYSGKKSHSEMLVHAVPSGTSLPMSAVSRSVRLAHSVKKKMLFACVYNTDIRYIEFARIKL; the protein is encoded by the coding sequence GTGTTGGCAACATTCGACGGAACCTGGGTGCGCCTGAAGAGCGAAGGGCGCGTACTCTATGAGCAGGGCGGCTATGGAAGGCTGGAAGGGACCGGTCTTCGGCTATCCCCGGAAGAAGCGCTCTACCTCATGGGGCGCGGTAAGATCACCGTGATGGACTTTGACTTTGATACCCTGCTTGGTCTCTTCGCCGGTCAGCCTAACTTTATCCGCAGGTATCTCGTCTACCATGACATCCGCGAGCGTGGATACGTGATCCAGCCCGGTCCGCACGACTTCCGGGTCTTCCGCCGCGGTCACAAACCCGGAGCCGGAAAGTCCCGATATTTGATTCGGGTCCTCTCTGAGCGTGACCTCATCGACTTCGACCAGCTGAGCCAGGACGTCCTCGCTGCGGTCAATATGCGCAAACAGTACCTCCTCGCAGTCGTGGACGATGAGGACGAATTGACGTACTACGAGGTGCGGGTGCAGGACCTCCCCGGTGTCGGGGAGCCGGCCGGATGCACGACTCCGGTGATGGCCTCACTCTTTGGAACCTATGCGCTGGCCCATCTGCCGCCGGGAACCTCGATCGAGGATGATTGGTACGGGAAAAGGCTTGATCCCGAGCGTCTCCTTCTCCGCCCTGTCGAATCGATCTACCTCATGCGCCGGCAATGCCTCACTCTTGCGCACAACAACGAAGAGATGACTGCAGAGCAGCTCCTTGACCTTGTGGCGGAGGCGGACGTCGAGATCAGGGAGAAAGAGCGGGTCTTTTCGGATTTACGGGAGAAGGGCTACATTCCCAGGACCGGCTACAAGTTCGGGCATCACTTCCGTGTCTACTCCGGGAAGAAGAGCCATTCCGAGATGCTTGTCCACGCCGTTCCGTCCGGGACATCCTTGCCGATGAGCGCCGTATCCCGCTCGGTCAGGCTTGCTCACAGCGTCAAAAAGAAAATGTTGTTTGCCTGCGTATACAATACCGATATCAGATACATAGAATTTGCCCGAATTAAACTGTGA
- a CDS encoding DUF7714 family protein → MIFPTHCKFVGSATTMPYGERAYFLSRYLIHEGPSGTEVLEVETDPNGTGLMRKVIARRVLASGDDVYCYPDRVNIHDRTFLVQEALRSGRRCTVFTGHGEQTTFVLDPDLSGFLHIHVYDITPPRPHLSATIGDLEKTGIFGDLEVIFEHHVRDIREFGADVYPCRAAGFSRTLDADPVWPGDRVAGCQTGRDLVRECCGDGVVVENICPLEAVAAEPFIARCCRSERAGIGHWNGRFGAVVHWGASPWDIADAVRRVVAAWREQHGEGRGR, encoded by the coding sequence ATGATCTTTCCCACCCACTGTAAGTTTGTCGGGTCCGCGACCACCATGCCGTACGGCGAGCGGGCCTACTTCCTCTCGCGCTATCTTATCCATGAGGGACCTAGCGGCACCGAGGTGCTTGAGGTGGAGACCGACCCGAACGGGACCGGGCTGATGCGAAAGGTGATAGCACGTCGGGTACTTGCCTCCGGTGACGATGTCTACTGCTACCCGGATCGCGTGAACATTCATGATCGAACATTCTTAGTACAGGAAGCCTTGCGGTCCGGCCGCCGGTGCACCGTATTCACCGGGCATGGCGAGCAGACCACATTCGTGCTCGACCCGGACCTCTCAGGGTTCCTCCACATCCACGTTTATGATATCACCCCGCCCCGCCCGCACCTCTCGGCCACGATCGGCGACCTCGAGAAGACCGGGATCTTTGGCGACCTCGAGGTCATCTTCGAGCACCACGTCCGGGATATCCGCGAGTTCGGGGCCGACGTCTACCCCTGCCGTGCTGCTGGGTTCTCCCGCACCCTCGATGCCGACCCGGTCTGGCCGGGCGACCGGGTTGCAGGCTGCCAGACGGGAAGAGACCTGGTGCGGGAGTGCTGTGGGGACGGTGTTGTGGTTGAGAACATCTGCCCGCTCGAGGCGGTCGCGGCCGAGCCCTTCATCGCGCGATGCTGCCGGAGCGAACGGGCCGGGATCGGGCACTGGAACGGCCGGTTCGGCGCCGTGGTCCACTGGGGAGCGTCGCCATGGGATATTGCCGACGCGGTTCGGCGGGTCGTGGCCGCATGGAGGGAGCAGCATGGTGAAGGTCGCGGTCGTTGA
- a CDS encoding deoxyribonuclease IV produces MVLVGCHVSIAGSIDLAIQRAIDAGCDTFQIFSRNPRGWKAKDLDPASIDAFRAALSASGIGPVVDHMPYLPNLASPDDAIYEKSVEALTGELRRCSLLGIPYLVTHLGHHRGSGADEGRERVIAAVNRALADAGESGVMLLLENTAGEKNSVGSTIADLARILDGIDADGRVGVCFDTCHAFAAGYDLRTAEGVGAAFGELDDLIGLSRLRVVHVNDCKGELGSGLDRHEHIGLGSIGEAGFRHVFRHPGVRGLPLICETPVDGRRNDAGNIAKVRELAGA; encoded by the coding sequence ATGGTTCTGGTGGGATGCCACGTCTCCATCGCCGGCTCGATCGATCTTGCGATCCAGCGGGCCATCGATGCGGGCTGTGATACATTTCAGATCTTCTCCCGTAACCCCCGGGGCTGGAAGGCAAAGGATCTCGACCCCGCCTCAATCGATGCGTTCAGGGCGGCGCTGAGCGCATCGGGGATTGGTCCCGTCGTCGACCATATGCCCTACCTCCCAAACCTGGCTTCGCCTGACGATGCGATCTATGAAAAGTCGGTTGAGGCGCTTACCGGTGAACTCCGGCGGTGCAGTCTCCTCGGGATACCCTACCTCGTGACCCACCTCGGGCATCACCGGGGCTCCGGGGCCGATGAAGGGAGGGAGCGGGTGATTGCTGCCGTCAACCGGGCGCTCGCCGATGCGGGGGAGAGCGGCGTGATGCTCCTCCTTGAGAATACCGCCGGGGAGAAGAACAGCGTCGGGTCGACCATCGCCGACCTTGCCCGGATCCTTGATGGGATCGATGCCGACGGGAGAGTTGGGGTCTGTTTTGATACCTGTCATGCTTTTGCTGCCGGCTACGATCTCCGGACGGCGGAAGGGGTCGGGGCTGCGTTTGGAGAACTCGATGACCTGATCGGTCTATCCCGTCTCCGCGTCGTCCACGTCAACGACTGCAAGGGCGAGCTCGGGAGCGGGCTTGACCGGCACGAGCATATTGGGCTTGGGTCCATCGGGGAGGCGGGATTCAGGCACGTCTTCCGTCACCCGGGCGTTCGCGGTCTTCCCCTCATCTGCGAGACGCCGGTCGACGGGAGGCGAAACGATGCCGGAAATATCGCAAAGGTCCGTGAGCTTGCGGGGGCGTAA
- a CDS encoding LeuD/DmdB family oxidoreductase small subunit: MQGAGPAVCIGSDIDTDLIIAGRYLRTKDRSVWAEHAFEDLDPALAGRLSGAVIVAGRNMGCGSSREQAVIALREAGVVGIVAESFARIFFRNAINVGLPVIEATVPCTDGAHVAFDLDAGWVEVDGKRYPARPLSERMVAILRAGGLVPYWRSRR, from the coding sequence GTGCAGGGAGCCGGACCGGCAGTCTGTATCGGGAGCGACATCGATACCGACCTCATCATCGCGGGCCGCTACCTCAGGACGAAAGACCGCTCGGTCTGGGCGGAGCATGCCTTCGAGGACCTGGACCCGGCACTTGCCGGCCGCCTTTCGGGTGCGGTCATCGTCGCCGGAAGGAACATGGGGTGCGGGTCGTCCCGGGAGCAGGCGGTCATCGCCCTCCGGGAGGCCGGGGTTGTCGGGATCGTCGCCGAGTCGTTCGCCCGGATATTCTTCCGGAACGCCATCAACGTCGGTCTCCCGGTTATCGAGGCCACCGTCCCCTGCACCGACGGCGCCCATGTCGCCTTCGACCTCGATGCGGGGTGGGTGGAGGTGGACGGGAAGCGGTATCCCGCCCGCCCGCTCTCGGAGAGGATGGTCGCCATCCTCCGGGCCGGCGGGCTGGTTCCATACTGGAGGTCGCGCCGATGA
- a CDS encoding PKD domain-containing protein: MAPGNVVPVSIEAGPQEYPDIDGDMIVWVDGRKSIYYSSGPGVRAWSVAGEGGSPSVSGDYIVWEEILNMSLDICLFDLSGGVTRVLTDDPTDQWMPVIYGERVAWYDARSGSTDICLYDIGTGNETFISCSPVTEWRPALSERYLVWEEGSGNGDIWLYDILTGERRQITENSARQTYPSISGSRIVWEDYRNGAPDIYLFDLEDPAAGEQRITDDPAEQVSPAIDGDLIAWEDKRDGTWNIYICDLALGTDKQMPVAPSSTEQLYPAVSNDRIVWQNGRGERSDIYAFTYFRGAIPVAEFSANPTEGNAVLFVRFTDRSTGGPETWFWDLGDGYTSTERNPWHLYEFPGNYTVSLTVSNEFGSDTVTKSELIHVGPLEIREIQFQARPLAGPVPLKVLFLGDEPNYARSWYWDFGDGGTSSHRDPMHTYRRPGVYNVTLTCTYGGINLTHTEYGFITVYERLEPSFLADPVNGTAPLSVRFTDTSTGGPESWLWDFGDGVTSSEQNPEHTYLNPGTYTVSLMVGSAFQNETAVKHGYIQVVPAPTPTVSPTLPITPTPSPTVPVTPTESPTVPVTPTPTVNVTPTVTPTASATPTPTVNVTPTPTQTSPGSGSSGGGGGGRGGGGGGGGGSLAWTDPGWRTPASTAGPTPRPTATSPSGADPAVSALQFVSPDGLVSLTIAGGISAVKTSGAPVTTVTLESLDVDSVPPISGEGRYVFTGFACLIGPDGAALSQPATLVFNFSQDQWEALYDDDRKRLVVQRYNRSADAWEEAITTVHPGSWSISAEISSSGLYALCAEVSEEGIAEMAMDGLDPQFWTGEYTNLIFALLALIILCGGTYLYFRKDGL; this comes from the coding sequence ATGGCTCCAGGGAATGTAGTCCCGGTCTCTATCGAGGCGGGACCACAGGAGTACCCCGACATTGACGGAGATATGATCGTCTGGGTCGACGGCAGAAAGTCGATCTACTATTCGAGCGGTCCCGGCGTCAGGGCGTGGAGCGTTGCGGGCGAGGGGGGATCCCCGTCCGTGTCAGGGGATTACATTGTCTGGGAGGAGATCCTGAACATGAGCCTGGATATCTGTCTCTTTGATCTATCGGGTGGCGTGACGAGGGTGCTCACCGACGACCCGACCGACCAGTGGATGCCCGTCATTTATGGGGAACGTGTGGCCTGGTACGATGCACGGAGCGGGAGCACGGATATCTGCCTCTACGATATCGGGACAGGCAACGAGACCTTCATCTCCTGCTCGCCGGTGACCGAGTGGAGGCCCGCGCTCTCGGAGAGGTATCTCGTCTGGGAAGAGGGCTCCGGAAACGGAGACATCTGGCTCTACGATATCCTGACCGGGGAGCGGCGTCAGATCACCGAAAACAGTGCACGCCAGACCTACCCGTCGATATCGGGGAGCCGGATCGTCTGGGAGGACTACCGGAACGGAGCTCCGGATATCTATCTCTTCGACCTCGAGGACCCTGCCGCCGGGGAGCAGAGGATCACCGATGACCCGGCCGAACAGGTCTCCCCGGCGATCGATGGCGACCTCATCGCCTGGGAGGACAAGCGGGACGGGACCTGGAACATTTACATCTGCGACCTTGCTCTCGGGACGGATAAGCAGATGCCGGTCGCTCCTTCCTCGACCGAACAGCTTTACCCGGCCGTCAGCAATGATCGGATCGTCTGGCAGAACGGCCGCGGCGAGAGGTCGGATATCTACGCCTTCACCTACTTCCGCGGAGCAATCCCGGTGGCGGAGTTCTCGGCAAACCCGACCGAAGGGAACGCGGTGCTCTTCGTCAGGTTCACCGATCGCTCGACCGGCGGCCCGGAGACCTGGTTCTGGGATTTGGGTGACGGATATACCTCTACGGAGCGAAATCCATGGCACTTATACGAGTTCCCGGGCAACTACACGGTCTCGCTCACGGTGAGCAACGAGTTTGGGTCCGACACCGTCACAAAGAGCGAACTCATTCATGTGGGTCCCCTGGAAATACGTGAGATCCAGTTCCAGGCTAGACCACTGGCGGGGCCTGTGCCCCTCAAAGTCCTGTTTTTAGGCGATGAACCGAACTACGCGAGATCCTGGTATTGGGACTTCGGGGACGGCGGTACGTCGTCTCACCGGGACCCGATGCACACCTACCGCCGTCCCGGGGTTTACAATGTAACTCTGACCTGCACGTACGGGGGGATCAATCTGACGCACACGGAGTACGGGTTCATAACCGTCTATGAGCGCCTTGAGCCCTCCTTCCTGGCCGACCCCGTGAACGGAACCGCACCCCTCTCCGTCAGGTTCACGGACACCTCGACCGGCGGACCGGAGTCCTGGCTCTGGGATTTCGGGGACGGCGTGACCTCGTCGGAGCAGAACCCGGAGCACACATACCTAAACCCCGGGACCTATACCGTCAGCCTGATGGTGGGGAGTGCTTTCCAGAACGAGACTGCGGTAAAGCACGGGTATATCCAGGTAGTTCCTGCGCCGACCCCCACCGTATCTCCAACACTGCCCATAACTCCTACTCCATCTCCAACAGTGCCGGTAACGCCCACTGAATCTCCAACAGTTCCCGTAACCCCGACACCAACGGTGAACGTCACCCCCACAGTCACCCCAACGGCGAGCGCAACCCCGACACCGACGGTGAATGTAACCCCGACTCCAACGCAGACGTCGCCAGGCAGCGGGTCGTCAGGCGGCGGTGGCGGAGGTAGAGGCGGAGGGGGAGGCGGTGGTGGCGGCAGCCTTGCCTGGACAGACCCTGGCTGGCGTACGCCGGCCTCGACTGCGGGACCGACGCCGAGACCAACCGCTACTTCCCCCTCAGGGGCCGACCCCGCGGTCTCAGCTCTCCAGTTCGTCTCGCCCGACGGTCTGGTCTCTCTCACGATTGCAGGAGGGATCAGCGCAGTCAAGACCTCCGGTGCGCCGGTTACGACGGTGACCCTCGAGTCTCTCGACGTCGATAGCGTGCCTCCCATCTCAGGGGAGGGTAGATACGTGTTTACCGGGTTTGCCTGCCTCATTGGGCCTGATGGGGCTGCTCTCTCACAACCGGCGACCCTCGTATTCAACTTCTCACAGGATCAGTGGGAGGCACTCTACGATGACGATAGGAAGAGACTCGTTGTGCAGCGCTACAACCGGTCAGCAGATGCATGGGAGGAGGCTATCACTACCGTCCATCCCGGGAGTTGGAGCATCTCAGCTGAGATCTCCAGTTCCGGTCTGTATGCGCTCTGTGCCGAGGTTTCTGAGGAGGGCATAGCAGAGATGGCCATGGACGGACTCGATCCGCAATTCTGGACCGGGGAATATACAAACCTCATCTTCGCCCTGCTCGCCCTCATCATCCTCTGTGGGGGAACGTACCTGTACTTCCGAAAAGATGGCCTTTAG
- a CDS encoding 3-isopropylmalate dehydratase large subunit, with translation MSTLSERILGGPAGTYVDREVDLAFAHDGTGVLTREALREMGVERLPHPERLHLIFDHIVPANTGTTATLQAELREYARASGVELSDAGTGICHQVMSEGIVRPGMVVVGADSHSCTLGAFGAFATGVGATDMAAIWASGATWFRVPETIAINLSGTLSGAAEPKDLALTYVAKLGMEGATYRALEFVGDGAATISMDGRLTLANMAVETGAKAGIFYADTTTIRYLSEYGIAASPQTLEECRYERTLDIDLADIVPLVAVPHRVDTVREVEEVAGTHLDQVFVGTCTNGRYEDLARFARIVRGKKVAVRTLVIPASRAVLARAIATGVLADIVEAGCMVMTPGCGPCLGAHAGVLGEGEVCLSTANRNFKNRMGVGGEIYLSSVATAAASAIAGEITVPEVV, from the coding sequence GTGAGCACGCTCTCTGAGAGAATCCTCGGCGGACCGGCGGGGACCTACGTCGACCGTGAGGTCGATCTCGCGTTTGCCCACGACGGAACCGGCGTCCTCACCCGGGAAGCGCTCCGGGAGATGGGGGTGGAGCGGCTCCCACACCCAGAGCGCCTGCATCTCATATTCGACCACATCGTCCCGGCAAACACCGGTACAACTGCGACCCTCCAGGCAGAGCTCCGGGAGTACGCCCGGGCATCGGGGGTGGAACTCTCCGACGCCGGCACCGGGATCTGTCACCAGGTGATGAGCGAAGGCATCGTCCGGCCCGGCATGGTCGTCGTCGGGGCCGACTCCCACTCCTGCACCCTCGGTGCCTTCGGTGCGTTTGCCACCGGGGTGGGGGCAACAGATATGGCGGCGATCTGGGCCTCGGGAGCCACGTGGTTCCGCGTCCCGGAGACGATCGCGATCAATCTTTCGGGCACGCTCTCCGGTGCGGCGGAACCAAAGGATCTCGCTCTAACCTATGTTGCAAAACTCGGGATGGAGGGGGCGACCTACCGGGCGCTGGAGTTCGTGGGCGATGGAGCGGCGACGATCTCCATGGACGGGCGGCTGACGCTCGCGAACATGGCGGTTGAGACCGGAGCAAAGGCAGGGATCTTTTATGCCGACACGACAACTATCCGTTATCTCTCGGAGTACGGAATTGCAGCATCGCCCCAGACACTGGAGGAGTGCCGTTATGAGCGAACCCTGGATATCGATCTCGCCGATATCGTGCCCCTCGTCGCGGTCCCGCACCGGGTGGATACCGTACGGGAGGTTGAAGAGGTCGCAGGGACGCATCTCGACCAGGTCTTCGTCGGGACCTGCACGAACGGCCGCTACGAGGACCTTGCCCGGTTCGCCCGGATCGTCCGGGGGAAGAAGGTTGCGGTTCGCACCCTGGTCATCCCAGCCTCGCGGGCGGTGCTCGCCCGGGCAATCGCCACCGGCGTCCTCGCGGATATTGTGGAGGCGGGGTGCATGGTGATGACTCCCGGCTGCGGGCCGTGTCTTGGTGCGCACGCCGGCGTGCTCGGCGAGGGTGAGGTCTGTCTCTCCACCGCCAACCGGAACTTCAAGAACCGGATGGGCGTCGGGGGCGAGATCTACCTCTCGTCAGTCGCCACCGCCGCCGCGAGCGCTATTGCCGGTGAGATAACCGTCCCGGAGGTGGTATAA
- a CDS encoding homocitrate synthase family protein: MKPWHIEICDVTLRDGEQTPGVSFTRDEKMAIAQLLDEIGVEVIEAGFPVVSTAEKECVAAIARSGLDARVCCLARALKPDIEAALDCDVDMVSIFIATSDLHIRHKYRKPRKEVLEDALNMVEFASDHGVQVRFAAEDASRTDPAFLIEMYTRGAEYGADLVSFADTVGCLTPLEIHAIVSEILDAAPLPLCIHCHNDLGFASANTIAAAAAGAFQLHTTVNGIGERAGNAALEQVLVALRMKGGVDRYDLGRLLEISRLVAGCSGVAPERTRPIVGENAFAHESGIHIAAILEDPSTYEYIPPDLVGGERRFVLGKHTGRRALEHIAKAHGFDLSDAEVRWVLEQVKQKSEGKCSVTPEVLCGLLRQAKEEVLP, from the coding sequence ATGAAACCGTGGCATATCGAGATCTGTGATGTAACGCTGCGAGACGGGGAGCAGACCCCCGGCGTCTCGTTTACCCGTGACGAGAAGATGGCTATTGCACAACTGCTTGACGAGATCGGCGTGGAGGTGATTGAAGCCGGTTTCCCCGTGGTCTCGACGGCCGAGAAGGAGTGTGTCGCCGCCATCGCCCGGAGCGGTCTTGATGCACGGGTCTGCTGCCTCGCGCGAGCGCTCAAGCCCGATATTGAGGCGGCGCTCGATTGCGACGTTGACATGGTCAGCATCTTCATTGCGACCTCGGACCTCCATATCCGGCACAAGTACCGCAAACCCCGCAAGGAGGTGCTCGAAGACGCTCTCAATATGGTTGAGTTCGCCTCCGATCACGGTGTTCAGGTGCGTTTTGCGGCTGAGGACGCCTCGCGGACCGACCCGGCGTTCCTTATTGAGATGTATACCCGTGGTGCCGAGTACGGGGCCGACCTTGTCAGTTTCGCGGATACCGTCGGGTGCCTTACACCGCTTGAGATTCATGCGATCGTCTCGGAGATCCTCGATGCGGCCCCTCTCCCGCTCTGTATTCACTGCCACAACGATCTCGGGTTTGCGTCCGCAAACACCATTGCAGCCGCGGCCGCCGGGGCGTTCCAGCTCCACACCACCGTCAACGGGATCGGGGAGCGTGCGGGCAATGCGGCGCTTGAGCAGGTGCTCGTCGCCCTCCGGATGAAAGGCGGAGTCGACCGCTACGATCTTGGCCGCCTGCTGGAGATCTCGCGGCTGGTTGCCGGGTGCTCGGGCGTGGCCCCGGAACGCACCCGGCCGATCGTCGGCGAAAACGCCTTTGCCCACGAGAGCGGAATCCACATCGCCGCCATCCTTGAAGACCCCTCAACCTACGAATACATCCCCCCGGACCTGGTGGGCGGCGAACGCCGGTTTGTCCTCGGGAAGCATACCGGGAGGCGGGCGCTTGAGCATATCGCAAAAGCCCATGGGTTCGACCTCTCCGATGCGGAGGTGCGGTGGGTGCTCGAGCAGGTGAAGCAGAAGAGTGAGGGGAAGTGCAGCGTCACCCCGGAGGTGCTCTGCGGGCTTCTCCGGCAGGCAAAAGAGGAGGTCCTCCCGTGA